In Vespula pensylvanica isolate Volc-1 chromosome 2, ASM1446617v1, whole genome shotgun sequence, the genomic window ATCTCTGGaggattattataatttaaatcacCTCCCACCtcaatctataaatatatgcagTGTAAtatacgttataaaaaaacaagaattgaaaaataaagggaTCGTAAtaccttctttttatctctttttttaacagctttattttttttacattttttccaTTCATCCTTACACCTAAAAACATATGATacgtatgaaataataaatgatattcttataaaacaaaaaatataaaatacatgttgtaaaaaaaaataaaattacaattccTAATAATAAACTAGATAACAGTCTTCATAAATGATCGACGAGATAAAACATgaaaggtaaataaaaaatatttgtatacacTAGAACTGTCAGTTGACATAggtgatataaataaaacatttgagGTTATTCctgaagaaaaatagagacagTTGTATTACGTACTTCGTGCGGTAAACAAGGTCTACGATACAACCTTCTGATTGCCGAGAAAATTTACTTagctatttaattaaatcccAAGGAATGATAACTACTTTCGAAGACATCATCAAAAGTGACAGGTAAACAAAGATCGTTGGAGGTTAGACTCGTTTACGTACCTTTGCGCTTCAGCTACATTTTTAAAGAGATCGTAAAAGCATTTCGTGTAATGATCAGGCTCGGGTAACAATCTCTCGTGTTCGCCAGACACCATGATTTCCACGGTATACTTAAGGTAATATTCACCAATTCATTTTCGTTATACTATTGATCGTTGACACTCTTCGGTCTTCTCCATGTGATTACTTTTACGTAGTTCGTAAAAGAGTTCCTTCAGCGATTTTACACAATTTTTCTGCAGGTTAAATGGTTTATCAATATCTGAGATACAACAAATCTATACTCATTATTTTACCctcgtattatttaaaaagtagtCAACGATTCGCATCAGATGCGTGTCAAGAAATTTGTCTTGAAAGTACCAGACGGACCGCGACCGCTTCGCGATTTCGATCTTCAATAAACGAAATCGACTTTCGATTATCGAAGGATAATCAAGcggatttttcaaaattagatGCTGAAATAAAAGTTAACTATAAACATGCGAGTCAGCTTACgaaattaacatttataatgataataaaatgattttcattttatacaaTAGATTCTTTGTATGCTTTTATATCGTAGATGCTTGCATATTAATGATCaatatctcttttataattttgtatcattaatatcaattCAGCTTTGTTACgtgttatatttatcaaaagtatAAAGACGATTATGAATCGAAACAACATAATCTTCTGATAAAACTTTAAAATACAAACGTATCTTTTCTTAATCATTTATCTTgtattaatcttatttatgTTACAATGATTATCTTCGTTTTGACGCCTATCTCTACAATATAACGATGAAAGTTTTTCCATTGCGAACACTTGTGCGGagataaataatgttatttttgcaaaaattgatataaaaacataataattgtactgattaaatgattttataattatataccatAGTTGGAAGTCTTCTCCAATAACTCCAGTATTgtaagttttaatattttacgggaaaaaaaaaaaaaaaaagaaatacaatgtaatagataaaaatatactacCTGTATAGGAATATTCTGTGTAGCAAACTAAATATTCATGCATTAATCATATGaaaatcgcaaaaaaaaaagaaaataagacgTTATAAAACTGTAACGTTTTTTATCTGATAGTGTTATTTAACGAGCGATCGCAGGATAGGCATCGACTATTCAAGTCCTGCTATACTTGTATTACTGTTGAGACCACCAAGAACATAACCTCACTAAAACGGTTCTGCAGATTATTTTTCCAATCTCAATGGGGCTTCTTAAAGACAAAAATCCGACATGGTCAATTCGTGAAAGTTTGTAAACATTATTAAACATGACTGtggttaaaaataatacaaccAAACAATGAGTTAAAgcaagtattatatttatctccggaaatgtttaaaatatcaCTCTTATATACAATTACGTCGCGtatttaataaagttttttcttatttttagaaCCATTACAGAAATATACTAATAATAGATTAAGACTGATtggaattttaattacaaaatttatgctttaattatattttggaTATATACTCGACGCAATACAGGGTGTTGTATCAAGAACGTATATGTGAAGAATGTATAGTTTAGTAATGATAGAAGGACATGACTTTAtctattaacattttattggtgattattttgtatttatgcttttatatttatagaatattttaatattttaaatactaaCTTGTTTGTAATCATCATATCTATATTGAatgttctcctttttcattatAGCTCTATATggatattgaatataaaaatacacatGTTATttgtttacataaatatagcATATACATCTTACATAGTTATATAGTACGtaggaaattattataaaatttgtggGAATGGGCAATTGTTTGTGTAAAGACTCTCTAGAAGatcttgaaatatataatgaacatCACAATCATCCAGAATCTGAAAATACTATATTATCACAAGCAAATGTAAGCACGGTTGTATCTGGCGATACAACATCGCCAACTTTCAAATTTCCAACATCTACTGCTATTGACATGCTTGTTTTGGAAACACTTGGAGTTATTGGATCTCTGGTTGATAAGTAAGcatgtttctttattaatatgaaGTCACAACTGATTATGTTATTTTTCACAAAtggttttaatttttgaagatatattataaatataatattatttatttcagtgAACAAGAACCTCCACCTGCCATGTTAAAATTACATGCCATTGCAGATAAGGAGGATGGTTGGATACAAGTAGTCAGTTCTATGATAAACGTTATTCCTATGCACAATCCATTAGGCCCTTCTGTTATTACTTTATTGTTAGATGATGGACCTTTGCCTTCAAAAGTTCGTTCAAATATTAGAGACTATCATATATAACAATTGCAATGACAACCTTAATATTTCCTTGTTCACAGGATTCTGTTTTACGTTTATCACATATGTTTCAATTATCTCAAAGATTTGGAAAAATACAAACCAGTGCAACACAACAGCGAAATATTTGTGTTGTATTAGGCTGTATTGCAGAAAAGTTGGCTGGTCCTAGTAGTATAGCAATATTATCAGATGCTACATTAGACTATCTTATTTCAAACCTtgtatgttattttttgttttttttttcaatgtaaatATACTATTTGagtgtaaataatattaatttattgtttcagAGAGATGATATTGAACCTTATGTGGTACTATATTCTTTAATAGCTTTAGAAAAATTTGCCCAAACAAGTGAGCTTTgctttatgattatttattactttaattaattttaaaagatctcTAAAAGGgatcttaaataatttattacaattattatatatatatatttatttgtaggtgaaaataaaataacaattaagaAACGTCTTATAGCAGAAAAACAAAATCCTTTATTAGAACTGGAAAAATGGGCCACAGAGTTTCACTATGTAAAACGTCAAGTTGGTTTCTGTGCACAGTGGTGTCTggataatttatgtaaatattacaataaaatttgtctgtatgattatacacacacacacacacacacacatatatatatatactattttatataaacgatattaacgcatttatttatgattttctaGTTTTAATGGAAGGTAGAAATTATTCTCATGATGCAGTCGATATGACTGGTATTAATGTTATGCTAAATACAAAGGATGTAAGCGAGTACCTGAAAATATCACCAAATGGTTTAGAGGTAGTTATGAATCAGTcatgaataataatagttattgatattatccagtatttccattttttatattctaggCCCGCTGTGATGCATATTCATTTGAAAGTGTAAGGTGTACATTTCAAGTAGATTCAGGAATTTGGTATTACGAAACACTCATAATTACTACAGGAGTAATGCAAATTGGTTGGGCTACAAAAGATAGTACCTTCTTAAATCATGTACGAAGttcacatttttatatatttatattaaaataatcaatattggATTACTAATTACGCTTTTCTTGTTAACTGTAGGAAGGTTATGGTATAGGAGATGATGAATTTTCATTAGCTTGTGATGGCTGTCGAAGACTGATTTGGTATAATGCTAGAAGTGAGAAATATTACGATAGACCTTGTTGGAAAGCTGGAGATATCTTAGGTTGTTTGTTGGAtttaaacaaacaagaaataatattttctataaatggAGTACCATTGAAACCATGTACTCAAGTTTTCAAGACTGTGAAGTATGTttacatttgaaatttaaaaaagagaaaaaaaaataaaataaaaaagtcatgaaaacgtatgaaatatttaatctgTTTTTTTATCAGGTCTGGATTCTTTGCAGCAGCTAGTTTCATGTCATTCCAACAATGTGTTTTTAATTTTGGAAATGTATCCTTTCAATATCCTCCTACTGATAGGGAATATCAGACATTTAACGATCACGCTTCATTAAATCCAGAAGACAAAGTTGTGCTGCccagacatatatatgtagatcgTTTGAGAAGACTTAGTGTTAGGGAAGACTCGTGCACTCTATGTTTTGATCAGAAAGCTTCAATAAGGTTACTACCATGTAATCATAGGTAAGATAAATCTTATTTACTCGATTTTATTATGCATACTTGATGTGTCctcgtaattaatatttattacagagGCTTTTGTCAAACGTGTTCAAAACAATTGGTTGAATGCCCTATGTGTAGAGCTACGATCGATGAAATGGTTTTAGATGGTATATGACACTTACCAAGCAAAttcatatttgttaaaaagatacttttattatatttgttatatcaCTTCACGCTCAGACGATATTGGAAGATACTTACGAAGATAGAAGATTATTTGTCTCTATTAACGTATAGTCTCTTTTGTTCCTACCATAAACATTGGGTTTATTCAACGTTTAAAATAAACGACATGCActtacacgtatacacgtacgtatgaaACAGATTATGCGAAATAGTAATGATGCCATGATGGAATAGATAAAGATGTAAGGTGAAGTTAAATGTAATAcggagtaaagaaaaattggtcTGAACAATTCAATCTAATGAGATTTACTATATGTGGAATACAGTCgtgatattatatacaattctCTACATgtagtataatattttgatagaaGAGGACTGTGGTTTTTAACCAGAGAATATTCCCAAAAACTTTATCATAATTATGAGGCCTTCTCCTTTATGACTTTTAATACAACTAATGATAATACtacattttaattaagttATACAAGTCCAGATGCAAAATCACGTCAATAGTAAATGTTACAATTTCTGCACCATCGATCgttaatttattctatttctcatTTATCTATTATGAATGATTAAGTAATTTTCTGAATTTAAGTTACAAATTATTCTTcgcaacttttttttattaaaattattgttaattattaattcactTTGGTGGCTTAGGAAAAGTAACACATGCTACTTATATCAGTCTGctttatacttttaattaaatgccTAATTATAACTGATAATTCATAGATtatacatacttttttctaCACTATAgcatttaaaagatattagcTGTAATTTAGAAACGAATTGCTAGCAgttttttgaaaatgataagaaataaatgtaaaatattaaatttgtgaCTGGATCACAAATTTTTCAGAAATATGCGTCTAcaaacataaacatatattctTAATCTACAAATTATGTTTTCAGTTACCAATAACttgaatatatcaaaataactAGTACATATTTACAAATCAATGGGGGCTATCGCACTCAAGTTGCTAGCGATTCTTATAAAACTATGATTCAAAAAACACTTATAATGGATAAGTGACTGGATCACAAGTCCATGACAAGTATAGTTTCATGTACAATTTTCTCTTgcatcataaaaatttttcaataattattgtttcatGTTTCACTTAAacagagaaatgaaataacaaaCTTTACGCTGTAACATGAACCCTTGTATGGGAGACTGTACATTgatatatttagtatatactatatctacacaaatacatatatagagaaagcaaagagaagaagagaaagataaagatatatattatattcttagtAGGAATATAAAGTttcatgttttattatatatgtgctttgaaacaactttttttataaaaatccatACGTATTCATCAACGATAACCTACTCCCGAACATTTTTCTACAAAGGAGcctttacataaatatattaaggtTTTTGTTCTGTCGCATATGTACCttgaaacaatattatataaatttacatgaGAAAAAGTCGAAGGAAAAAACTGATCGAAAAATCGTTATCGTCTTTCGCAAAAATTGTTTTAGAAGATACGCTATCTCGCAAATTATCGAAGTTCGTCGATAGTTTCGAGAAGATCGTGTAGCGAGCTATCGGCGTTGATTATACGAGACGCCGTTAGAGTGCGCCGCAGTTTGTTACAACATGGCGGGTGAGTGAGTGACTGTGGATCCGACGAGGCTGCCCAAAAACACGAgggattttcttttaacttgtGCCGTTTTGTGGGTTTCAGATATATCCTACATGCAAAAAGAAGACCTCGAAGACTCGGACAAGGgtgagtaaaataaaattatagttgTAAGGACCGATGATCGTAATCACAAAGCGCGAGGGGTCGTCCGAGTTCGGCACACGGACAGTATAGCCCCACCACCGGAGGCATGCCGACGATATTCGAAGCGTGCACGATGCGCGCGTGGCGTATCGTAATGCGACGTAGCATGGCATGGACACAGGTCGACGATAGGCAAGAAGGAAATTCGCGCGCGCGCAAGTCATCCTTTTTCGAGGTTAGGGAACCacccgagaaagagagagagagagaaaatgagatagaaggagagagcgaAACAAGGAGACTCCTTTGATTCGAAGTCGTCGTCGGTCGTTTGACCGAGAGTTCCGTGTGTCATGCCGTGATTCTCACATGcgtgtgagaaagaaagatgaaaacatagacagagagggagtgagagagagggagaaagaaagaaagaaagaaagagagagggtgttgTGTGcgcatgagaaagagagatagatagatagatagatagaggacAGAGAGAACAACAGTCGTCGCGCGTGAGAGAGCGATTTTGGATGGCGTTTTATCGGTTAGGGGGCGCCACTGAACTTACCGAGCGCTTATGTTTACCTCGACCGCCAAgcccgaaaaaaaaaggaggaaacagaaaaagggCACGCGGTCGACTCGCGTCGCCACTCCATCGTTGCGCGCCTTGTCAAATTCCTTTCTGCCTCCGGATGCCTTTATGCGAATTCGATTAACGTAGATAACCGACGTTTCGAACTCCACAATTTCATCCTTCTTCGTCAACGGACTTTTCTTGCACGACTACGAGACGACAACGAGCTTCCTGCTAATCCGTTTGATCGTTCCATTTTGTacgtaattttattcttattatgttttattgtACTCGTTCATCGTCATTATAACGTGGTGTGCGATGATTCGTTACTTTTAAATGTATTGTTTACGATAACAGTAAGTCACGTTCGTTACAATGTCACGTTTTCGTAGAAAATGCTTGAAACGATCGTATTACCGTTAACGACTCCTTTGAACATTTTGGATCATTTGAATATTCTTGAAGAAGAATACGACGTATcattcgatatacatatatcttaaaataaagaacaaacaaacTAAGAGGTTAGGAATATGGAGTACTTGATGTAGTTTATTCGATTCGTAACTTTTATGTTTTAACGTTTATATCGTAATGGTAATCGTATATTCGTAAGTACGTATAAGATTTGTAATGTAGACAATGAGAAGGTAAGGTGAGTTTTTGTGAGAAAATGGCGACGTTTCGGATAATATCAAAGGAAAGAAGGCGCCAATATACGATCTTTCCTATACATATAGCAGGGTGACTGATCTCGGCTCTTAACCTATCGTCTATATTTACTAGTGCCATCTATCGTAGACGTATTGTACCAGtttgttgatttttcttctatagaGTGATTCAATGACTTTCGGAGAGTTTACATTGCGAAGAAACGTAATTATCCTAAAGGCATTGCGTTTTATCGACTACTACGATACgtatttttcctatttcattaataattttattttaattcaatttttagtAAATGGAGAGTCGACTTCCGAGTCTGACGCATCGTACTCGGACGTTCTTATCGAGCTGGACCCTCTGGCCCGATAAAACCTATATTTTACGTGGGTCAGATGAATTCCgctttctccctccttctctcttccccctctctccctctctcctctctctatctatctcttttttcctctcttgcGCTCTCAACGTGTACTCATTGaaacatatatgtagaaaaaaaaaaaagaaaaaaaaagaaaagaaatacttagAAACGCACGCGTTAATACTTTACTGCCAACTCATAGCTGGTCCTAGCTGACTTTTATCTAGCATTCCAGAGTTTATCAGCTTCGTTTGTTCATATTCCTAAACGTgcgtagatagaaaaaaaattcgaggcAGCGAAACGATCTTGAAATAATTGCTCGATCATgattagtataaaaaaaaaaaaaaccgtagATGTCGTCGTATTATCTCGCAATTTTTTCTATCCCTTGTCTCTTCCGAGAgataaatacagagagagagagagagaatttcgaaTAGtagattcgttcgttctcaaAGAAGATCGTTTCAAGGGCAGTTtgtttcgtatatataaacgattcgTCGAGCGAGACGAACggtataaaatttttccataGATTTATCCTCTCCTTGGTCCTTCCAAGAAATCGAACCGCGCGAATTATGGTCATTGACCGACCTAAGTTCGTCcttcaaataatttctaatcttCTGTAGAATATTCGATGATTTATCTATGGATAGTGCAGGTGACTCCTGTCTGATTCATATTTCCGTTAAAACGTTAATGAATGATTCgtgacgaacgaacgaatcatCGTGGATTCCGCGAATCCTTCGTCATACGTCGATGAGAAAAAAcgattcattttaaataatctaaaCGCATAATCTCTGGATAATTTACATTCTACCTTTTACTTGTATTTTCTACATtcttaaaagattatttttacgttaaaTACGATCGAAGTAAGAAGATCGGTCGTTCCATCGGGATACTTAAAAATCGACGATTCTATGAAACCGAGGCGTTAAGAAATCGTTTATGGGATTCTTCAAGGATATACCACGACGTCGATGTCGCGCGGCAACGAGTAGATACGTATGGGAGCCCTGGTAACTGCTGGTAATCAGCCGcgattatgtaaattattcaGGGACTGGCGGTGACAGCTACCGGGTCGGACGTTTCTCGAGTGTCGATGCTTTCCGTCTGTAATTTCCGTGCGAAACGACGCGATTTGTCGGATCTAACGTGCGACTTTTCACGACGATCATCGAAAATTTCCTACGTTCTGAGCGTTAAAGACCCTTGAGAACGTTTCCGAAAGGAGAAGTACGAGCTTCGTCTATTCCGCGCGAGgtaatctcttcttcttcttcttctttttctttttctttttattccttaccCCTCGCACAACGTCGAATTTAACATCGAGAGGACTAGAGTCGCAGCGTGGACGagtaagaaaaagtagaataggaaagagtgagagagagaaagaaaaaacgagtgaGTGCTCGAAGAACGAGTATAGGTGGATATATAGAGAAACTTTAATTTCTTGGCATTGTGACGAGTTCCTTGCCCTTTCGAGCTTTTCAATTCGGTGGTCTGTTTTTGATAGGAGGCCACGTCGTCTAGACACACCGGGGGTTGCCCTGCCTTTTATAATCGCAACGAAATGCACCCCTTGGTGCTCGACGCAAAAATACcggttttttttctctcgttccttgCCCCGTTTTAAGCTTCGATCCCCTACCCCGCAGCCCTTTTTTAAACCACCGTTTcaccctttccttccttccttctttcctctcgtCCTTAACACCGGCCTGTCGCCGTGTTAcattaaaacgatttattttacttatttaattcCCATTTCATCATCTCATTATTTTTCCCAAATCGTCCCGAAACAGAGAACTCGCGTTTGAGCTTCGTAGCTCACACTCAAATGGATTTTACGTTCTCGGAAGTACCACTTTGCCCGTATTCGTGACCGAGTGACCCGCATACGATCATGTTGTAAATAtgatatcgatctttttaacAATCCTCGTTATACGCGACGTAACGTATCTAATATCTATATGGcttatctttctttagttCGGGCAGCATCGCGAGATCGTAGATGCTGGAATTCACGTGGTGGATACAACCTTAGTCGGGGgagtagaaaaaattttctttactttctcgcACCCTTTTGAGTAAGCACGAATGCCCTCTCGTCGTCGAAAAGTTATCGCGCTTAATTTCGCGGCGCATAATCGATGGCCCACGCTGaggagagagcaagagaatgagacagagagagagagggggggggtgGGAGAGGACCCGTCGAGAGGGGTTCATCGTCGGCGATCGTTGCCACGAGGCTTAGCcataacttctctctctctccctctccctctctctctctctctttctctccccctctccctctttctctttctctcccttcggACAGGCTCCTTGGCGCGCGcgcgagcaagcgagcgagtCGAGCAGTGGCGCCGCCTGTCGTCAAAACGGACGCTCAAATGGCCGCCCGATTATTACATGACATTCCTCGAATACCATCCAGccctccttccctttctccctccctcctccctccctctccgtTACCCCTCGTCTTCTCCCGCGACCGACGGctccctcctctcctcttcctcctcttctaccttctcctcctcctcctcctcctcctcctcctcctcctccttcttcaccACCTCCTTCTCATTCGCTCTCGCTCTTCTAGTTACGGAGAACGAGCAGACCTCCTAAGAGGCAAAAGGCTGCGCAAAAGGCTGCGCGGTCCAAAGTAGGCCTGCGATACGAATGATAAAcgcctcctcttttctctcctctcttcaccttctcctcatcctcatcctcatcctcctcgtcctcctctttctcctccttctccgccatctcctcttcctcttcctcgcgTCTTTCGTCTCCTTCCTTTGCGTTCGCGTCCCTGCCGAAGAGACGAGAATCAGCCGCGCCCTAAGCGCGATAGCTCTCACAATATTTCGGCTCTTCTGATTCTTATATCGGCGATTCGAGAAAGTCGCTGGCTAATGAACTTTTCACATTTCGACGGTCCACCAgtcgttctctcgttcgttctttcttttttatcatttttatgctCCTCCATCCCGTTTGATCACACGTTGACGAGATCACAAcgttgataagaaaaattacttcGAATTTAGGCGTTCCgattcatccatccatccatccatccatccatccatcgatccattcattcattcgttcgttcgttcgttcattcatttattctcgaaataatttctctctccgaatttatttttagttttcttctttttatttattttattattttcacttttatttttatttattttttttccttccatccctctcgttctctcgctcCCTTCGTTCCTCGTAAAAACGCGAAATACGTTACCGCGCGTAGTCGGCGCCGGCGACGAGGTAGACGATCGATTCGCGACCGCCTTCCATTGTCGGTGACTCTCTCTGTGTAAGGGGTTTCAAGCGACTCCctcgaggaggagaaggaggagacgGCGGAGTAGGCGTGGAGGAGGACGGCTGACACCCTGttgcagaaagagagagaccagGAGAATGGTTGTAGTAGAGATAGTACGATTCCTCGTAAGCCACGAACGAACCCATTCATAAAGACGAGGCCGTGACTAACGAGCAAGGAGCACCGAGCGCGAACTATGCCCCCTACCCCTcttactctctccctctccctctctccctctctctctctctctcctgctctcactcacttttttcttcagctagctttttccttcgttctttcgttctttctttccttctttccatccttctccttttctcgctCGTTACCCAACTCTTTTTCCAACACCACACACAATG contains:
- the LOC122637988 gene encoding RING finger and SPRY domain-containing protein 1-like, which translates into the protein MGNCLCKDSLEDLEIYNEHHNHPESENTILSQANVSTVVSGDTTSPTFKFPTSTAIDMLVLETLGVIGSLVDNEQEPPPAMLKLHAIADKEDGWIQVVSSMINVIPMHNPLGPSVITLLLDDGPLPSKDSVLRLSHMFQLSQRFGKIQTSATQQRNICVVLGCIAEKLAGPSSIAILSDATLDYLISNLRDDIEPYVVLYSLIALEKFAQTSENKITIKKRLIAEKQNPLLELEKWATEFHYVKRQVGFCAQWCLDNLFLMEGRNYSHDAVDMTGINVMLNTKDVSEYLKISPNGLEARCDAYSFESVRCTFQVDSGIWYYETLIITTGVMQIGWATKDSTFLNHEGYGIGDDEFSLACDGCRRLIWYNARSEKYYDRPCWKAGDILGCLLDLNKQEIIFSINGVPLKPCTQVFKTVKSGFFAAASFMSFQQCVFNFGNVSFQYPPTDREYQTFNDHASLNPEDKVVLPRHIYVDRLRRLSVREDSCTLCFDQKASIRLLPCNHRGFCQTCSKQLVECPMCRATIDEMVLDGI